The genomic window AGACCACGTTGGAGACGTCGCCCACCCGCTCTTCCCCTTCCGGCGCGATGAGGAAGCCTCCGGGACGGGCGATCACCCTGGTGGGATCCTCGCGATCGGTGAGGAAGGCGTAGAGCACGTACCTGAGCCCGGCGGCCGTGCCCCGCACCCCATGGGCCACGTGGAACCAGCCTGCAGGGGTCTTCACAGGAGGGGCCCCCGCACCGTTCTTCACCTCCTTGATGGTGTGGTAGAGCTTGGGATCGAGGAGATGCTCCTCAGTCACCACGGGGTCTTCCATGGAGTGGCAGAAGGCGTAGCAGATACCGCCTCCCGAGCCCGTCTCTATGAATCCATCCTGGGGCCTGGTGTAGAGGAGGTACTTCCCGTTCACGAACTCCGGATGGAGCACCACGTTGCGCTGTTGGGGAGAAGGGGTGACGAGGTCGGGAAGGCGTTCCCAGTGGACGAGGTCCTTGCTCCGCGCGATACCAGCCCGGGCCACGGCCGAGGAGGTGTCCCCAGGTGGGGCCTCCGGGTCCTTCCGCTCGGCGCAGAAGATCCCGTAGATCCAGCCGTCCTCGTGGAGGGTGAGCCGCATGTCGTAGAGGTTGGTCTCTCCCGGCACGTCGGGTATGAGCACGGGTGTGGTGAAGGTGAAGTGTATCCCGTCGGGGCTCTCGGCGAGGGCGAAGAAGCTCTTCCTGTCGTACCCTTCCACCCGGCACATGAGGTAGTAGGTGCCGTCGAGC from Spirochaeta thermophila DSM 6192 includes these protein-coding regions:
- a CDS encoding glycoside hydrolase family 130 protein codes for the protein MIELSFAQRKALVEEEYERLISRRNEPILPGNGIFVRYRYPILTKDHVPPTWRYDYDPSTNPFFMERLGVNAVFNAGAIKLDGTYYLMCRVEGYDRKSFFALAESPDGIHFTFTTPVLIPDVPGETNLYDMRLTLHEDGWIYGIFCAERKDPEAPPGDTSSAVARAGIARSKDLVHWERLPDLVTPSPQQRNVVLHPEFVNGKYLLYTRPQDGFIETGSGGGICYAFCHSMEDPVVTEEHLLDPKLYHTIKEVKNGAGAPPVKTPAGWFHVAHGVRGTAAGLRYVLYAFLTDREDPTRVIARPGGFLIAPEGEERVGDVSNVVFSNGMIADEDGRLLIYYASSDTRLHVAETTIERMVDYCLHTPEDGLRTHECTTQRLSLIEHNRRLLRSSC